A DNA window from Dehalococcoidia bacterium contains the following coding sequences:
- the speE gene encoding polyamine aminopropyltransferase, protein MEGPPDGNWHYELITPDLYQAERIERVHFSGRTPYQEVLVQDGAAFGRSLVLDGKTQSTEVDEFVYHEGLVHPAMISHRAPSSVFVAGGGEGATVREVLRHNTIESVVMVDIDSKVVELCRDYLPNHHQGSFSDPRVKLVHDDALAYLESTSERFDVIIIDVPDPLEAGPAYLLFTREFYSLIRDRLTEGGVMVSQSGPTGPSFYEQCFSVVANTVASVFPVVTLSETFVPSFGSTWGFVIGSLQYDPAKMSPEDVDARIADHVSGQLRYFDGTTLRGMVSVPKYLRESFSNEQRVITRDAPLFVV, encoded by the coding sequence ATGGAAGGCCCGCCAGACGGCAACTGGCACTATGAACTGATTACGCCAGACCTCTACCAGGCTGAACGTATCGAGAGAGTCCATTTCTCCGGCCGCACTCCTTACCAGGAGGTCTTGGTGCAGGATGGCGCGGCATTCGGCCGTAGCCTCGTGCTGGACGGGAAGACCCAGTCAACTGAGGTAGACGAGTTCGTCTATCACGAGGGACTGGTTCATCCGGCGATGATTTCCCATCGCGCCCCCAGTTCAGTGTTCGTGGCTGGAGGGGGAGAAGGTGCGACTGTCCGAGAAGTGCTCAGGCACAACACCATCGAAAGCGTTGTGATGGTGGACATCGACAGCAAAGTCGTGGAGCTCTGCCGCGACTACTTGCCTAACCATCATCAGGGGTCTTTCAGTGATCCGAGGGTCAAACTGGTCCACGATGATGCCCTGGCTTACCTGGAGTCCACGTCCGAACGATTCGACGTTATTATCATCGACGTCCCCGACCCACTGGAGGCAGGGCCTGCATACCTTCTCTTTACCCGGGAGTTTTACAGCCTCATCCGTGACCGACTGACCGAAGGCGGAGTCATGGTCTCTCAGTCCGGCCCAACGGGCCCGTCGTTTTACGAACAGTGTTTCTCCGTCGTTGCTAATACAGTCGCCAGCGTGTTCCCTGTGGTAACGCTTTCAGAGACCTTTGTGCCCAGCTTTGGGTCGACGTGGGGATTCGTGATCGGGTCCCTGCAATATGACCCGGCTAAAATGTCTCCTGAGGATGTGGATGCCAGGATTGCCGACCACGTAAGCGGGCAGCTTCGCTACTTCGATGGGACGACGCTCCGTGGGATGGTTTCAGTCCCGAAATACCTGCGAGAATCCTTCTCCAACGAGCAGCGTGTAATTACGCGGGACGCGCCACTATTTGTCGTCTAA
- the speD gene encoding adenosylmethionine decarboxylase has product MDSLGTHLLLDLKECNAELLDDVDFIRKVVLTAAQEAGATVVGETFHKFRPIGVTGIVAIAESHISIHTWPEHSYAAADIFTCGTSLTPLRAADLIVKMLECEDVSISDVKRGAVFASASAAI; this is encoded by the coding sequence TTGGATTCACTAGGCACGCACCTGCTTCTTGATCTGAAAGAGTGCAATGCAGAACTCCTCGACGATGTCGACTTTATTCGCAAGGTAGTTCTGACCGCTGCACAGGAAGCCGGGGCAACTGTAGTGGGGGAGACATTTCACAAATTTCGGCCCATTGGAGTTACGGGAATCGTGGCAATCGCCGAGTCGCACATCTCGATACACACGTGGCCAGAACACTCTTACGCCGCCGCCGATATATTTACGTGCGGGACGAGCCTTACGCCCCTTCGCGCCGCGGACCTGATAGTTAAGATGCTCGAGTGTGAAGACGTGTCGATTTCGGATGTGAAGCGAGGCGCCGTATTCGCATCAGCCTCCGCGGCCATCTGA
- a CDS encoding VTT domain-containing protein: MLALMLASISLAVVLFRFSSYLETLGNWRYLGVAAAEFANSAMMIFPTPASAYTFAMGAALNPFLVGLIGGAAATVGELIGYNIGLRGNSVVADRPGIQRFSNWTERWGTTALLVCASLPVPFDIAGVWAGATRYPLAKFIPIVCIGKTIRATGIALAGYFGLEAASQFIG, translated from the coding sequence TTGCTGGCGCTTATGCTGGCATCAATCTCGCTGGCGGTCGTGCTCTTCCGGTTCAGCTCGTACCTCGAGACCCTGGGTAACTGGAGATACCTCGGAGTTGCGGCGGCCGAATTCGCCAACAGCGCGATGATGATCTTCCCGACCCCTGCCTCCGCATACACGTTTGCCATGGGCGCGGCTCTGAACCCTTTCCTGGTCGGCTTAATTGGCGGAGCTGCGGCTACGGTAGGCGAACTGATCGGCTACAACATCGGCTTACGAGGGAACTCAGTAGTTGCCGACCGACCAGGTATCCAGCGGTTCAGTAACTGGACGGAACGATGGGGCACAACTGCGCTCCTGGTCTGTGCCTCCCTGCCCGTACCATTTGACATAGCAGGTGTCTGGGCTGGCGCGACACGGTATCCGCTCGCCAAGTTCATCCCAATCGTTTGCATAGGCAAAACCATTCGGGCGACAGGGATTGCGCTGGCAGGGTACTTTGGCCTCGAGGCCGCCTCCCAGTTCATTGGTTAG
- a CDS encoding uracil-DNA glycosylase, producing the protein MTDYPDLVQQISTCEKCGLSEGRNKSVPGDGALDADIMFIGEGPGYHEDRQGLPFVGQAGNLLNEMLASIGLSRHDVYITNMVKCRPPNNRDPFPAELRSCAPYLDAQIELIQPKVIVALGRFSFAKFFPNESISRARGRPRNWRDLVIYPMYHPAAALHNPGLRPAIQRDFSALPELIREVAERQATGDTQERESESAQQLSMFE; encoded by the coding sequence ATGACCGACTACCCTGATCTCGTTCAACAGATCTCCACCTGTGAGAAGTGCGGCCTTTCCGAGGGGCGAAACAAAAGCGTGCCTGGCGACGGGGCTCTTGACGCAGACATAATGTTCATCGGCGAGGGACCCGGATACCACGAAGACCGGCAGGGACTGCCTTTCGTTGGACAGGCCGGCAACCTGCTGAACGAAATGCTTGCCTCAATAGGGCTTTCCCGGCATGACGTGTACATCACGAATATGGTCAAGTGTCGCCCACCTAACAACCGCGATCCCTTCCCGGCAGAGCTACGCTCATGCGCGCCTTACCTGGACGCGCAGATAGAGCTGATTCAGCCGAAGGTGATTGTCGCGCTTGGGAGATTCTCGTTCGCCAAGTTCTTTCCCAATGAGTCCATAAGCCGGGCCAGGGGCAGACCTCGCAATTGGCGGGACCTCGTGATCTATCCTATGTACCACCCCGCGGCTGCGCTGCACAATCCGGGCCTTCGTCCGGCAATTCAGCGCGACTTTTCAGCTCTTCCCGAGCTGATCCGCGAGGTAGCCGAGCGGCAGGCCACTGGCGACACGCAGGAGCGGGAGTCGGAGTCGGCACAGCAGCTCAGCATGTTCGAATAG
- a CDS encoding ribonuclease J, producing the protein MPDQTLRVIPLGGLGEIGRNMMVLEYDNDIIVIDAGVLFPEDDMPGIDFVIPDFTYLRENQDRVRAILITHGHEDHIGALPHLLRQINAPVYASRLTNGLISVKLREHGLLRSAQLNVVEPGIPFSICDSFDAEFFRVCHSIPDAMGIAVTTPLGVVIHTGDFKIDHTPADGISTDFTRLSQIVDEGALLLFSDSTYAEVDGYTESEQLVGEALERVIGEAPGRVMIATFASLISRIQQIIDAAVKYDRKVTVVGRSMVNNVKMALDMGYLDAPDDVVIPMSQARQLPLEEVVIVATGSQGEPTSALVRIANGMHNDIEIAPGDTVVLSASPIPGNETVVARTIDNLIRQGATVLYSRISMVHVHGHASKEELKMMLSIVRPRYFVPVHGEYRHLTQHAAIAADMGIPSSRIFVLEDGDVLEMDSESALVLDTVPAGHVYIAGRQLWNADSSIFTERRKLGRDGVVTVTVTLSSRTGLLLTDPAIGSFGFADNSESDTVFENTSKLVSSFLEDPDNDGLDLERVKSQLTRSVADFLYGETRRRPTVLTVIEQV; encoded by the coding sequence ATGCCAGACCAAACACTTCGAGTAATCCCGCTCGGTGGACTGGGCGAGATTGGCCGAAACATGATGGTGTTGGAGTACGACAACGACATCATCGTTATCGACGCAGGTGTACTGTTTCCCGAAGATGACATGCCCGGGATCGACTTTGTCATCCCGGACTTCACCTACCTGAGGGAGAACCAGGACCGCGTACGCGCCATTCTCATCACCCACGGCCACGAAGACCACATCGGTGCACTTCCCCATCTCTTAAGACAGATCAACGCTCCTGTCTATGCCTCAAGGCTCACTAACGGGTTGATTTCGGTGAAACTGCGCGAGCACGGCCTGCTCAGAAGTGCGCAGCTCAACGTGGTAGAGCCTGGAATACCCTTCTCAATCTGCGATTCTTTCGATGCGGAGTTCTTCCGCGTCTGTCACTCGATTCCCGACGCCATGGGGATAGCCGTGACAACGCCGCTGGGAGTAGTGATACACACGGGCGATTTCAAGATAGACCACACTCCAGCCGATGGTATTTCCACTGACTTCACGAGGCTCAGCCAGATTGTCGATGAGGGTGCGCTCCTACTGTTTTCGGACTCAACCTACGCCGAAGTAGACGGTTACACCGAGTCGGAGCAGCTAGTGGGTGAGGCGCTCGAGCGCGTGATTGGCGAGGCGCCCGGCCGGGTGATGATAGCCACCTTCGCCTCGCTGATCTCCCGTATTCAGCAGATCATAGACGCGGCAGTCAAATACGACAGGAAAGTGACGGTAGTTGGTCGCAGCATGGTGAACAACGTCAAGATGGCCCTGGACATGGGCTATCTCGACGCGCCGGACGATGTCGTTATACCCATGTCCCAGGCGAGACAGCTTCCACTGGAAGAAGTCGTAATCGTCGCCACAGGCAGCCAGGGGGAACCCACTTCGGCACTGGTCCGAATCGCCAACGGAATGCACAACGACATCGAAATTGCACCGGGCGACACCGTCGTCCTGTCAGCGTCACCAATTCCCGGCAACGAGACCGTCGTCGCACGCACTATTGACAACCTGATCAGGCAGGGCGCGACCGTCCTGTACAGTCGCATCTCGATGGTGCACGTGCATGGTCACGCGTCAAAAGAAGAGCTCAAGATGATGTTGAGTATCGTGAGACCTAGGTACTTCGTTCCGGTGCACGGAGAGTACAGGCACCTGACTCAACACGCGGCCATTGCGGCCGACATGGGGATTCCGTCCTCGCGGATTTTCGTCCTCGAGGATGGGGACGTGCTGGAGATGGACAGCGAAAGCGCACTCGTACTTGACACTGTCCCGGCAGGCCACGTGTACATTGCTGGAAGGCAACTGTGGAACGCGGACAGCTCGATCTTCACTGAACGGAGAAAACTCGGAAGAGATGGCGTCGTCACAGTGACTGTTACGCTGAGTTCCAGGACCGGATTACTCCTGACAGACCCGGCCATCGGGTCTTTTGGCTTTGCGGATAACAGTGAGTCTGACACTGTTTTTGAAAATACTTCAAAACTGGTTTCGTCGTTCCTTGAAGACCCAGACAACGACGGTCTAGATTTGGAACGTGTGAAGTCTCAGTTGACACGGTCAGTTGCGGACTTCCTGTACGGCGAGACACGTAGGAGACCGACAGTACTGACTGTGATCGAGCAGGTCTAG
- a CDS encoding DNA translocase FtsK — MPGSKSGNTPAASGHSGLTLLTLFALVTIGGAAVAGFLFRQTIFDAVNGTRDQVLTTVGLGFIPISLWLGAFVFALVFRRSALGSINLWLASVAAVLAIVGTLSFFRPFDGALGWFTGYGYSTLGGSLGDAVIGSPNWLGVLRVSALAILASAIALPFLAFIVGGAIAQGLGLAYLTALMGIRSLFSRRQRAEEPADLPPLAEAPVRPSFLMDGYGSEDSSRPAWDDRDDVQKSYEDSAPVTSFGGFSEEPEEGLSSSRTTFTVPDDWSYSGANGDESAGRTLQDDFEDEPEPVPTPAFASASLEEDFGRSFEPDPPIVQEPAFGRSADNMGLTDFTEPSVHVPSEATPAVGVQNAPVAPSPARKLLSKITGGGLMWQRPAIGMLKQAPEMSISSQELKDTAETITQTLGEYGVEVEVGHVRPGPTVTMYGLVPGWIRKSRVVKQLDKEGTPLRDESGRQITKREENKTRVKVDSILAREKDLALALRTPSIRIETPAMGKSLVGIEVPNPNPSLVTLRNVMESREFQKLRKDAHLPVALGRGSGGEAVSFDLAKMPHLLVAGATGSGKSVCLNAIVSCLITEKTPVEARLLLVDPKRVELTPYNGIPHLMAPVVVETDTVVGYLKGLIREMFDRYRQMEEVGVRNIEAYNKRMPDNMPYLCVVIDELADLMMTASFDIEQSLCRLAQLGRATGIHLIIATQRPSVDVLTGLIKANFPSRISFGVTSQVDSRTILDTAGADKLLGRGDMLYLPLDASKPARVQSVFIGDDEIGDIVDFWKKTPWPPLREIDLLGGEGLDEHGNVQEDDSPDRDDMFNKALELAQSHRKLSTSLLQRRLRIGYPRAARLMDQLEEEGIVGPSDGSKSRDVIINQA; from the coding sequence ATGCCAGGGTCCAAGTCCGGGAATACGCCAGCAGCAAGCGGACACTCCGGCCTAACCCTTTTGACACTCTTTGCTCTCGTCACAATTGGCGGAGCAGCAGTTGCCGGATTCCTGTTCCGTCAGACGATCTTTGACGCCGTGAACGGAACTCGCGATCAGGTGTTAACGACAGTAGGGCTGGGATTCATCCCTATTTCACTGTGGCTGGGCGCGTTCGTGTTTGCGCTGGTCTTCCGAAGAAGCGCTCTTGGCTCAATAAACCTGTGGCTCGCATCTGTGGCAGCCGTGCTGGCGATAGTCGGCACTCTCTCATTCTTCAGACCGTTCGATGGCGCACTTGGCTGGTTCACGGGCTATGGATATTCAACGCTGGGCGGTAGCCTCGGCGATGCAGTGATCGGCAGCCCCAACTGGCTTGGAGTGCTTCGAGTATCCGCGCTTGCCATCCTCGCATCTGCAATCGCCCTGCCCTTCCTCGCCTTCATTGTGGGTGGAGCCATTGCCCAGGGACTGGGTCTGGCATATCTAACGGCACTAATGGGGATACGCTCACTCTTTTCCAGGAGGCAACGGGCTGAGGAGCCGGCCGATCTGCCCCCCCTTGCAGAGGCTCCAGTTCGACCAAGTTTCCTCATGGATGGCTATGGCTCTGAAGACAGTTCTCGGCCGGCCTGGGACGACAGAGACGACGTCCAGAAATCCTACGAGGACTCTGCTCCCGTAACCTCGTTCGGTGGATTTAGCGAAGAGCCTGAGGAGGGCCTTTCTTCCTCCCGCACGACCTTCACCGTACCTGACGATTGGAGCTACTCAGGGGCAAACGGTGATGAATCAGCAGGGCGAACGTTACAGGATGACTTCGAAGACGAGCCAGAGCCTGTTCCCACGCCTGCATTTGCTTCAGCAAGCCTCGAAGAGGACTTTGGAAGATCCTTCGAACCGGATCCTCCTATCGTCCAGGAACCGGCATTCGGTCGGTCTGCTGACAATATGGGTCTGACGGACTTTACAGAGCCCAGTGTCCATGTACCGTCAGAAGCAACGCCCGCAGTGGGCGTTCAGAATGCCCCTGTCGCGCCCTCGCCGGCCCGAAAGCTCCTGTCCAAGATCACGGGGGGAGGATTGATGTGGCAGCGGCCAGCGATTGGCATGCTGAAGCAAGCGCCCGAGATGTCGATCTCATCCCAGGAACTCAAAGACACTGCAGAGACTATTACCCAGACCCTGGGCGAGTACGGTGTGGAAGTCGAAGTTGGCCACGTAAGGCCTGGGCCGACTGTGACGATGTACGGACTCGTCCCTGGCTGGATTCGCAAGTCCCGAGTCGTTAAGCAACTAGACAAGGAGGGGACCCCTCTTCGGGACGAATCAGGCCGACAGATCACAAAGCGGGAAGAGAATAAGACCCGCGTAAAGGTCGACAGCATCCTGGCACGGGAGAAGGACCTGGCACTTGCCCTTCGGACCCCTTCGATTCGCATCGAGACGCCGGCGATGGGCAAGTCACTGGTCGGCATCGAGGTCCCGAACCCAAATCCCAGCCTGGTTACCCTTCGAAACGTCATGGAGAGCCGAGAGTTCCAGAAACTCAGAAAGGATGCCCACCTGCCGGTTGCCCTGGGACGCGGCAGCGGGGGCGAGGCGGTCTCCTTCGACCTGGCAAAGATGCCTCACCTGCTTGTCGCGGGCGCGACAGGCAGCGGCAAGAGCGTCTGTCTCAACGCGATCGTATCCTGCCTTATCACTGAAAAGACTCCTGTCGAGGCCCGTCTGTTGCTGGTGGATCCCAAGAGGGTGGAACTCACGCCCTACAACGGGATTCCGCACCTGATGGCACCTGTCGTCGTGGAGACCGACACTGTCGTGGGTTATCTGAAGGGTCTGATCCGGGAGATGTTCGACCGGTACCGGCAGATGGAAGAGGTTGGTGTCCGCAACATCGAGGCATACAACAAGCGGATGCCAGATAACATGCCGTACCTGTGCGTGGTTATCGACGAGTTGGCGGACCTGATGATGACAGCTTCGTTTGACATCGAGCAGTCGTTGTGCAGGCTCGCCCAGCTCGGACGGGCCACAGGAATCCACCTCATCATCGCCACTCAACGGCCATCCGTGGACGTCCTGACAGGCCTGATCAAGGCAAACTTCCCGAGTCGTATCAGCTTCGGCGTCACCTCGCAGGTAGACTCCAGGACGATTCTCGACACCGCCGGAGCAGACAAACTGCTGGGCCGCGGCGACATGCTCTACCTCCCGCTCGACGCCTCCAAGCCAGCACGTGTACAGAGCGTGTTCATCGGTGACGACGAGATTGGCGACATCGTGGACTTCTGGAAGAAGACCCCCTGGCCTCCGCTAAGGGAGATCGACCTGCTGGGAGGCGAAGGCCTTGACGAACACGGGAATGTCCAGGAAGACGACTCGCCCGACCGCGACGACATGTTCAACAAGGCACTCGAGCTTGCCCAGTCACATCGCAAACTTTCGACCTCACTGCTCCAGAGACGACTCCGCATCGGTTATCCCCGCGCGGCTCGACTCATGGACCAGCTGGAGGAAGAAGGCATTGTGGGTCCAAGTGATGGCTCCAAGTCGAGGGATGTTATAATCAACCAGGCTTAG
- a CDS encoding acetyl-CoA carboxylase carboxyl transferase subunit beta, whose protein sequence is MVQNIANLVNSVARQGTEDPEIETARRVCIVCDLDLEDSEFFEIFRVCPQCHFHYSMSARERIDSLVDTNSFSEFNRAVVSLDPLSFASGQSYNDSLFQDQRRTGLSEAVVTGTAAIAGTPVMLIVLDFGFMGGTMGCAVGEKVTLALERAVKRQLPVVAIVTSGGARIQEGVLSLMQMAKTAAAANRLNESGLPFIAVLANPATGQAYGSFANLADIILAEPGSIVGFSSLRVIKRASDEPLPAGAHSAESHLSHGMLDAVVERTELRTIIGVLVELLGTKYRFGGDHNDSRPQTHITATEAWTSVQMVRHRARPTSADYLSRIFTQFVELHGDRAYGDDPTIISGIGQIAGQTVAIIAQQRDAPPGTDLDLQGESRTTPEGFRKANRTMDFAAKFSLPLITFIDTSGPDLSVSAEERGLGNTIAAAMAKMSGLNVPTISVVTGQAGSGGALALGIADSTLMLENAIYTAVSPEEVAEVIYQDASRAEDVAPSMRLTAHDCMQLGIIDQIVAEPPQGAHSDPDEAARTLGRVIVSELVRLQGRPSKKRANERYAKYRSMGVYSSQIKATFAREVNSVQNLIKGGFNKIPSFRRQRRPTENDPASSSPSGDDDVFYGADG, encoded by the coding sequence TTGGTCCAGAACATAGCCAACCTCGTCAACTCCGTGGCCCGGCAGGGCACCGAGGACCCCGAGATAGAAACTGCTCGGAGGGTGTGCATTGTCTGCGACCTGGACCTGGAAGACTCTGAGTTCTTCGAGATCTTCAGAGTGTGTCCGCAGTGCCACTTTCACTACAGCATGAGCGCCCGCGAGCGGATCGACTCGCTGGTGGACACAAACAGCTTTAGTGAATTCAATCGGGCAGTCGTATCACTCGATCCCCTTTCATTCGCATCGGGGCAGTCGTATAACGACAGCCTGTTCCAGGACCAGCGCCGAACCGGACTATCTGAGGCAGTAGTGACTGGCACGGCGGCAATCGCTGGTACGCCGGTCATGCTGATTGTCCTGGACTTCGGCTTCATGGGTGGCACCATGGGGTGCGCTGTTGGAGAGAAAGTTACGCTCGCACTGGAAAGGGCCGTCAAACGTCAGCTTCCCGTAGTCGCGATAGTCACAAGCGGTGGCGCTCGAATTCAGGAAGGCGTTCTCTCGCTGATGCAGATGGCAAAGACCGCTGCGGCTGCCAACCGTCTTAACGAGTCAGGTCTGCCGTTCATAGCTGTACTTGCCAACCCGGCGACTGGCCAAGCGTATGGGAGTTTCGCAAATCTTGCTGACATAATCCTCGCGGAGCCGGGATCAATCGTAGGATTCTCATCACTGAGAGTAATCAAGAGAGCAAGTGATGAACCTCTGCCGGCGGGGGCACATTCCGCAGAGTCCCATCTATCGCACGGAATGCTGGATGCGGTCGTTGAGCGAACAGAGCTCAGGACCATCATCGGCGTACTCGTTGAACTCCTTGGCACCAAGTACAGGTTTGGCGGCGACCACAACGACTCCAGGCCACAGACACACATTACAGCGACAGAAGCATGGACGTCGGTCCAGATGGTCCGCCACAGGGCGCGACCCACATCTGCCGACTATCTCTCCCGGATCTTCACCCAGTTTGTGGAGCTTCACGGAGACCGTGCCTACGGAGACGACCCGACTATCATCTCGGGTATAGGGCAGATTGCGGGGCAAACTGTCGCCATAATAGCGCAGCAACGTGACGCTCCTCCTGGCACCGATCTCGACCTACAGGGCGAGAGCCGCACGACACCGGAGGGATTCCGAAAAGCCAACAGGACAATGGACTTCGCAGCCAAGTTCTCGCTGCCCTTGATCACGTTCATCGACACTTCCGGGCCAGACCTCAGTGTGAGCGCGGAAGAGCGCGGACTGGGAAATACAATTGCTGCCGCGATGGCGAAGATGTCAGGTCTCAATGTTCCAACGATCTCAGTAGTCACAGGTCAGGCAGGCAGCGGAGGCGCGCTCGCACTAGGAATCGCGGACAGCACGCTCATGCTGGAAAACGCGATTTATACCGCTGTGTCCCCTGAGGAGGTCGCCGAAGTAATCTACCAGGATGCCTCGAGGGCTGAAGACGTTGCTCCCTCGATGCGCCTCACGGCTCACGATTGCATGCAGCTTGGAATCATCGATCAGATCGTCGCGGAACCCCCTCAGGGCGCGCATTCGGACCCGGATGAAGCGGCACGCACCCTAGGTAGAGTCATAGTCTCTGAACTCGTCAGGCTACAAGGTCGACCCTCCAAGAAGAGGGCCAACGAACGCTATGCGAAGTATCGAAGCATGGGCGTGTACAGTTCACAGATCAAGGCCACTTTCGCCAGAGAAGTGAACTCAGTGCAGAACCTCATCAAGGGCGGGTTCAACAAGATTCCTTCGTTCCGTCGCCAGCGTCGACCCACCGAGAACGATCCCGCCAGCAGTTCGCCCAGTGGCGACGACGACGTCTTTTACGGCGCGGACGGCTAA
- the upp gene encoding uracil phosphoribosyltransferase, translating into MDSVVQVNGLAEEQELLSVLRNRSTPTAEFRGASDRLARVLSAKFVKRLYDVSCTAEDRVHSTDQGVQDFADTLIVPVMRAGLALVPAFTELLPDAPVGIVGVERNEETAEPSLYYERLPAAPLERALIIDPMLATGGTACLIASLLIELGYESGSIHFVGVLAAPVGMDKLSRIIPRPNVTVAAVDQGLDQHNYIVPGLGDYGDRYYGT; encoded by the coding sequence ATGGACTCCGTTGTCCAGGTGAACGGCCTGGCAGAGGAACAGGAACTCCTGTCAGTCCTGCGAAACCGGAGCACTCCTACAGCAGAGTTTCGTGGTGCATCTGATCGGTTGGCGCGCGTACTCTCCGCCAAGTTCGTAAAGAGACTCTACGACGTCAGTTGCACTGCAGAAGACCGTGTTCACAGCACTGACCAAGGTGTGCAGGACTTCGCCGACACACTGATCGTACCCGTCATGCGTGCCGGGTTGGCTCTCGTCCCTGCGTTCACAGAATTGCTGCCAGACGCCCCTGTTGGAATCGTTGGAGTCGAGAGAAACGAAGAGACTGCGGAGCCAAGCCTGTACTACGAAAGACTGCCGGCAGCTCCTCTTGAAAGGGCTCTAATCATCGACCCTATGCTCGCAACCGGCGGTACCGCCTGCCTTATCGCGAGTCTGCTCATCGAGCTTGGGTATGAGAGTGGCAGTATCCACTTCGTGGGAGTCCTTGCCGCGCCTGTAGGGATGGACAAGTTGTCTAGAATCATCCCTCGCCCGAACGTCACTGTCGCCGCAGTCGACCAGGGACTGGATCAGCACAACTACATTGTGCCGGGTCTTGGTGACTACGGCGACAGGTACTACGGAACGTAG
- the leuD gene encoding 3-isopropylmalate dehydratase small subunit, with product MEPFKTFAGSVMPMNRVNVDTDQIIPKQFLKRVERTGFGEFLFYHWRYNDDGSEKSDFILNQPGYRDAEIIVAGRNFGSGSSREHAPWALGQYGFKVVIAPSFADIFNNNCFQNGLLPIVLPEETVQQIMENAERDPGYRLHVDLEAERVWDDNEQVVADFSVEPFRRHCLLNGLDDIGLTLEHDDEISSFESSRSSGGGVLTF from the coding sequence ATGGAGCCCTTCAAGACATTTGCCGGCTCAGTAATGCCGATGAACCGCGTCAACGTAGATACTGACCAGATCATCCCAAAGCAGTTCCTCAAGCGAGTCGAGCGAACTGGATTCGGTGAGTTCCTCTTCTACCACTGGAGATACAACGACGACGGCTCTGAGAAATCAGACTTCATCCTGAACCAGCCGGGCTACAGGGACGCAGAGATAATCGTCGCCGGCCGAAACTTCGGATCGGGTTCGTCCAGAGAGCATGCCCCCTGGGCGCTCGGGCAGTACGGTTTCAAAGTCGTGATCGCTCCCAGCTTTGCAGACATCTTCAACAACAACTGCTTCCAGAATGGGCTGCTGCCGATTGTCTTGCCTGAGGAGACTGTCCAGCAGATCATGGAGAACGCCGAGCGGGATCCTGGATATCGGCTGCACGTCGACCTGGAGGCAGAGCGCGTGTGGGACGACAACGAGCAGGTTGTCGCCGATTTCAGCGTAGAGCCGTTCCGACGCCACTGCCTGCTAAATGGGCTTGACGATATCGGACTTACCCTGGAGCATGACGATGAGATCTCGTCATTCGAGTCCAGCCGGAGCTCCGGAGGCGGCGTGCTGACGTTCTGA